Genomic DNA from Gimesia aquarii:
AAGTTTTGGACTGCCTGTAAAGATCATCGAGTTTGGGCACTGTTTGTCATCTACGGTGCCTGCTTTGGAATTGAACTTACGATTAACAATATCGCTGCACTCTATTTTCTGGACCACTTTGATTACTTCCAGGATATGGAAACAGCACACGCGATCAAAATGGCTGGTTTGTTTGCTGGTATGTTTGGTTTGATGAATATTTTTGCCCGCACTCTGGGTGGACTTTTTGGTGACCGGTTTGGAGAAAAATGGGGGCTTAGTGGACGAGTCAAGTGGTTATTTGTTGTGATTTTCTGCGAAGGTATCGCACTGATGCTCTTTTCACAGATGAGTATTCTTGTGATGGCGTTACCCGCTCTCATTATCTTCAGCCTATTCGTCCAAATGTCCGAAGGTGCCACTTATTCTGTGGTTCCGTTTATTAATCCCAAAGCGTTGGGGGCCGTTTCCGGTATTGTGGGAGCCGGTGGAAATGCAGGGGCCGTTGCAGCCGGTTTTCTGTTCAAAACACATGCAATTACCTGGCCAACTGCCTTGTTTATTATTGGAGCGATTGTGACGTGCTGTTCCTTCTTGACCTTCATTGTGCGGTTTAGTGAAGAAACGGAAGAAGAAGTACGACTCGCTCATGAATTAGCAGTGACTGCCAGAAGTGGAGAGAAAGAGCTTGCTACAGCCATAGGTAATTAAAAAGCTTATGTGACTCTGCGAATAACAAATTAAGTGCTCTGAGTAAAAGGTGGATTCACTGTGATTCAAAGAAATTCTGAACCAAAGAAGAATGTGGTTGTCATTGGCAACGGCATGGTGGGGTTACGGCTGTGTGAACAACTGGTTGAGAAAGACCAGCAACAGCAATTTAAGATTGTAACATTCTGTGAAGAACCACGTGCTGCATATGACCGTGTGGGATTAACACAATTTTTCGCTCATAATGATGCAGAAAAATTAATGTTGGCTCGTCAAGAATGGTACTCGGAAAATGACATCGATCTCCATTTAGCAGACCGTGCAGTCAGTATTGATAGACAAACTAAAATTGTCCGTTCCCAAAAGGGTATTGAGATACCTTATGATAAGGTGATCATCGCAACAGGGTCCTATCCTTTCATACCAGAAGTTCCTGGAATCAAAAACCGAGGAGTCTTTGTATATCGTACAATTAACGACTTGGAATCGATCATAGACTACGCGAAACATTCGAAGCGGGTAGCAGTGATTGGAGGTGGGCTCCTGGGCTTGGAAGCAGCAAAAGCAGCACTGGATCTGGGCCTGGAAACACATGTATTGGAGTTTGCTCCACGTTTAATGCCGCGACAAATTGATGACGCCGGTTCAAAAATTCTGATTCAAAAAATTGAGGAATTGGGAGTTCGCGTCCATCTGAATAAAGCTACCAACGAAGTGTTGGGAGAATCCAAAGTGACGGGGATTCAATTTCAAGATGGCGAAGTGCTGGATGTTGACATGATTATCGTCTCAGCCGGTATTCGTCCTCGTGATGAGTTAGCTCGTGAATGCAATCTTGAAGTGGGAGAACGAGGGGGGATCCTCGTCAACGATTTTCTACAGACCTCTGATCCCGACATATATGCTGTAGGAGAAGTCGCCTTACATTCAGGAATGGTGTATGGTCTCGTTGCACCTGGATATCAAATGGCAGAGGTGGCGGCAGCTCACTTATGTAGTATCGATCTAAAATTCGAGGGAAGCGACCTTTCCACTAAGTTAAAGTTAATGGGCGTGGATGTTGCCAGCTTTGGTGATTATGAAGCCGATCCCAAAAATTCGAAAAGCCTCACTTTTGAAGATCCTTTTGCAGGCGTCTATAAAAAATTAGTTTTTAATTCCGATGGGACCAACCTCCTGGGGGGCAT
This window encodes:
- a CDS encoding MFS transporter; the protein is MEIQNKATRINLFNFSTPQMRAFHMSWFAFFLCFFAWFGIAPLMKVVREEMLLTKEQIGWCIIGSVAITVIARLFIGWLCDQIGPRLSYTWLLILGSLPVMGIGFAHDYTTFLMFRIAIGAIGASFVITQYHTSIMFAPNCVGTANATSAGWGNLGGGVTQLVMPLIFTLFIGVLGFSDSLGWRASMFVAGLICALTGVAYYFLTQDTPDGNFKELRAAGKLPQKANNKGKFWTACKDHRVWALFVIYGACFGIELTINNIAALYFLDHFDYFQDMETAHAIKMAGLFAGMFGLMNIFARTLGGLFGDRFGEKWGLSGRVKWLFVVIFCEGIALMLFSQMSILVMALPALIIFSLFVQMSEGATYSVVPFINPKALGAVSGIVGAGGNAGAVAAGFLFKTHAITWPTALFIIGAIVTCCSFLTFIVRFSEETEEEVRLAHELAVTARSGEKELATAIGN